The following proteins come from a genomic window of Dongia rigui:
- a CDS encoding purine-nucleoside phosphorylase, with translation MSAATLKTIARKAKGFRAEIGLVLGSGMGEFAAHVADPIVFPYADLPGFEQSGVSGHAGRLVLGRIGRKSVAVLQGRIHYYERGDAGAMKVPLETLHGLGCETLLLTNAAGSLMPSVKPGGLILIKDHVNYVQESPLFGLTGNQRFVDMVGAYDAGLRKAFKTQAAKLKIPLKEGVYAWLAGPQFETPAEIKGLRRFGIDAVGMSTVPDVILARYFGMKVAAISAVTNMGAGMSRESLSHEHTMQQMKTASDKLTRLLLGLLGARP, from the coding sequence ATGAGCGCTGCGACGCTGAAGACCATTGCGCGCAAGGCCAAGGGGTTCCGTGCCGAGATCGGCTTGGTCCTTGGTTCCGGGATGGGCGAGTTCGCCGCGCATGTCGCGGATCCGATCGTCTTTCCCTATGCCGACTTGCCGGGCTTCGAGCAATCGGGCGTCAGCGGCCATGCCGGCCGCCTGGTGCTTGGGCGTATCGGGCGCAAGTCTGTCGCGGTATTGCAAGGGCGTATTCACTACTACGAACGCGGTGATGCAGGCGCCATGAAGGTGCCGCTTGAGACATTGCACGGCCTGGGGTGCGAGACCCTGCTCCTTACCAATGCGGCTGGCAGCCTGATGCCGAGCGTGAAGCCGGGTGGACTGATCCTCATCAAGGATCATGTCAATTACGTTCAGGAATCGCCGCTGTTCGGTTTGACCGGTAATCAGCGCTTCGTCGACATGGTGGGCGCCTATGATGCGGGCCTACGCAAGGCATTCAAGACACAGGCGGCGAAGCTGAAGATCCCGTTGAAGGAGGGGGTCTACGCCTGGCTCGCCGGCCCGCAATTCGAGACGCCAGCCGAAATCAAAGGGCTGCGTCGATTTGGGATTGACGCTGTCGGCATGTCGACAGTGCCGGACGTGATCCTGGCGCGTTATTTCGGCATGAAGGTTGCGGCCATCAGCGCCGTCACCAATATGGGTGCCGGGATGAGCCGCGAGAGCCTGAGCCATGAGCACACGATGCAGCAGATGAAAACCGCTTCTGACAAACTGACTCGACTGCTGCTGGGTTTGCTGGGCGCCAGGCCATGA
- a CDS encoding cytidine deaminase produces MMMDPRLLEAARRAMTHAHAPYSNYHVGAALLADDGSVYAGCNVENASFPEGWCAETSAIGAMVSNGAKKIREIVVMGEGVNLTTPCGGCRQRIAEFAAPDTPVHVCGPEGLRRTFKLADLLPASFGKDHLS; encoded by the coding sequence ATGATGATGGATCCCCGGCTGCTCGAAGCCGCGCGCCGCGCCATGACACATGCCCATGCGCCCTATTCGAACTATCATGTCGGAGCCGCTTTGCTGGCGGATGATGGCAGCGTTTATGCCGGCTGCAACGTCGAGAATGCCTCCTTCCCCGAGGGCTGGTGCGCCGAGACCAGTGCCATTGGCGCCATGGTCAGCAACGGTGCGAAGAAGATCCGCGAGATCGTTGTGATGGGCGAGGGTGTCAACCTCACCACGCCCTGCGGTGGCTGCCGCCAGCGTATCGCTGAATTCGCTGCACCGGATACGCCGGTCCATGTCTGCGGGCCGGAAGGGTTGCGGCGCACGTTCAAGCTGGCCGATTTGCTGCCCGCCTCGTTCGGCAAGGATCACCTGTCATGA
- a CDS encoding ABC transporter permease — translation MDDVFVLALSTLAATIRMATPLIFCAMAGIFSERSGVIDIGLEGKMLAAAFAAAVVAAETGSPLIALGAAIVVAVLLSLVHGYACIAHRGDQVVSGVAINITAAGLTVVLGHAWFGRGGNTPDLAPEQRLMPITLPGADILRDVPVIGPIYFHIVSGHSLLTYLAVAIVPAVWFVLYRTRFGLRLRAAGEAPAVVDTAGIPVLRLRYMAVMMAGALCGIAGTFLSISQNAGFQKEMTAGRGFIALAAMIFGKWRPWPAFFACLLFGFLDAIAIRLQGVAIPGIGQVPVPLIQASPYLFTVVLLAGFIGKAVAPKALGYPYIKER, via the coding sequence ATGGATGACGTCTTCGTCCTGGCGCTTTCGACACTCGCCGCGACCATCCGCATGGCGACGCCGCTCATTTTCTGCGCGATGGCTGGCATTTTTTCGGAACGTTCCGGCGTCATCGATATCGGCCTTGAAGGCAAGATGCTGGCGGCGGCCTTTGCCGCGGCCGTCGTCGCGGCCGAGACCGGCTCTCCGCTGATCGCTCTTGGGGCGGCGATCGTGGTGGCGGTGCTGCTGTCGCTGGTGCATGGCTATGCCTGCATCGCCCATCGCGGCGACCAGGTGGTGTCCGGGGTTGCGATCAACATCACCGCGGCTGGGCTGACCGTGGTGCTGGGGCATGCCTGGTTCGGGCGCGGCGGAAACACGCCGGATCTGGCGCCCGAACAACGGCTGATGCCGATCACGCTGCCGGGCGCCGATATCTTGCGCGACGTGCCGGTGATCGGTCCGATCTATTTTCACATCGTCAGCGGCCACAGCCTGCTGACCTATTTGGCGGTCGCGATCGTGCCCGCCGTTTGGTTCGTCCTTTACCGCACGCGCTTCGGCCTGCGGCTGCGCGCGGCCGGCGAGGCCCCGGCGGTGGTCGACACGGCCGGTATTCCGGTGCTGCGCCTGCGCTACATGGCGGTGATGATGGCGGGTGCCCTTTGTGGCATCGCCGGCACGTTCCTGTCGATATCGCAGAATGCCGGTTTCCAGAAGGAGATGACGGCGGGCCGCGGCTTCATTGCACTTGCCGCCATGATATTCGGCAAATGGCGGCCGTGGCCGGCCTTCTTTGCCTGCCTGCTGTTCGGTTTCCTGGATGCGATCGCGATCCGCCTGCAAGGTGTCGCCATCCCAGGCATTGGCCAGGTGCCGGTGCCACTCATTCAGGCATCGCCCTATCTCTTCACCGTCGTGCTGCTGGCCGGGTTTATCGGCAAGGCGGTCGCGCCGAAGGCACTGGGCTATCCCTATATCAAGGAGAGATGA
- a CDS encoding ABC transporter permease: MSTRPSQLPRWLEIGVLPVINVLMALVVAGLILWTIGANPFDAIAILIEGAFGSGYGWGYTLYYATSFIFTGLAVAVAFHAGLFNIGGEGQAYIGGLGAGVVALACDGFLPAPLLVPLAILAAAGFGAAWAIVPAYLQAHRGNHIVITTIMFNFLAASLMVYLLVDVFRDPGQMSTQSRTFTENATLPEMATVFAWFGIKMSSTPLNLSLIWALICCVLVEIFIWRSRLGYEIRATGLAPRAAIYAGIKPGRIVMIAMAISGALAGSVGVNEILGVQHRLLLDFVAGAGFTGIAVALMGRNHPFGIVLASLLFGALYQGGAELAFEIPTITREMIITIQGLIILFSGALAYMNRPWVERLYLRLMAAKVREASSHG, translated from the coding sequence GTGAGTACCCGCCCCAGCCAATTGCCGCGCTGGCTCGAGATCGGCGTTCTACCCGTCATCAACGTGCTGATGGCGCTCGTCGTTGCCGGCCTCATCCTGTGGACCATCGGCGCCAATCCGTTTGATGCCATCGCCATCCTCATCGAGGGTGCCTTTGGCAGCGGGTATGGCTGGGGCTACACGCTCTATTACGCGACGAGCTTCATCTTTACCGGGCTTGCCGTGGCAGTGGCCTTCCACGCCGGGCTCTTCAACATCGGCGGCGAGGGACAAGCCTATATTGGCGGCCTGGGCGCCGGCGTGGTGGCACTCGCCTGCGACGGTTTTCTGCCGGCCCCGCTTCTGGTGCCGCTCGCCATCCTGGCAGCTGCGGGCTTCGGTGCAGCCTGGGCGATCGTGCCCGCCTATCTGCAGGCACATCGCGGCAACCATATCGTCATTACGACGATCATGTTCAATTTCCTTGCCGCCTCGTTGATGGTCTATCTGCTGGTCGACGTCTTTCGCGATCCCGGGCAGATGTCGACCCAGAGTCGCACCTTTACCGAAAACGCGACCCTGCCGGAGATGGCGACTGTTTTCGCATGGTTCGGCATCAAGATGTCCTCGACACCGCTCAACCTCTCGCTGATCTGGGCGTTGATCTGTTGCGTGCTGGTTGAGATCTTCATTTGGCGCTCTCGCCTCGGCTACGAGATAAGGGCGACCGGCCTGGCGCCGCGCGCCGCGATCTATGCCGGCATCAAACCGGGGCGCATCGTCATGATCGCCATGGCGATCTCGGGGGCGTTGGCAGGCTCGGTGGGTGTCAACGAAATCCTGGGTGTGCAGCACCGCCTGCTGCTCGATTTTGTCGCTGGTGCCGGCTTCACCGGCATCGCCGTGGCGCTGATGGGCCGCAATCATCCTTTCGGGATTGTGCTCGCCAGCCTGCTGTTCGGCGCGCTCTATCAAGGCGGTGCGGAACTGGCCTTCGAGATTCCGACGATCACGCGCGAGATGATTATCACCATCCAGGGCCTTATCATCCTGTTCTCTGGCGCGCTGGCGTATATGAATCGTCCCTGGGTCGAGCGGCTTTATCTGCGCCTGATGGCGGCGAAGGTGCGAGAGGCATCGTCCCATGGATGA
- a CDS encoding ABC transporter ATP-binding protein gives MSAAPYGSDQAMTAAAFPGAPPPAIELVGINKRFGSVQANRDVSLRVGKGTIHGIIGENGAGKSTLMSIVYGFYEADGGEIRIDGAKVAIRNSADAIAAGIGMVHQHFMLVESFSVLENVMLGAEGGALLKEGQDKARAELLRLGQEFGLTVDPDARIADLPVGDQQRVEILKALFRHCSILILDEPTGVLTPQETDQLFRILSALKARGVTVLLITHKLKEVLAITDNVTVMRGGAVVADRRTADTDAQELAELMVGRKVRLELDKTPASPRDVELAVEGLSLVDDRGVTRLHDITFDLRAGEIVGIAGVSGNGQSELLETLAGIRHPSGGRIRLQDAVVMATQPSDPAAMRALGLAHVPEDRHRLGIVTGFPAWESSVLGYQRDPDLGGRFLLDRTAMTARCEKLMQGFDVRPPLPQLGSAKFSGGNQQKLILAREMACQPRVLLIGQPTRGVDIGAIEFIHREIIALRDRGVAVLLVSVELDEILALADRILVMNQGRIVGEIAGADADERQLGLMMTGSAETLRVAS, from the coding sequence ATGTCGGCCGCCCCCTATGGGTCGGACCAGGCGATGACAGCGGCGGCGTTCCCCGGGGCGCCGCCGCCTGCCATCGAGTTGGTCGGAATCAATAAACGTTTCGGCTCGGTTCAAGCCAATCGTGACGTGTCCTTGCGTGTCGGGAAAGGCACGATCCACGGCATCATCGGCGAGAACGGTGCCGGCAAGTCGACTCTGATGTCGATCGTCTACGGCTTCTATGAGGCCGACGGCGGCGAGATCAGGATTGACGGCGCCAAGGTGGCTATCCGCAATTCCGCTGATGCCATTGCTGCCGGCATTGGCATGGTGCACCAGCACTTCATGCTGGTGGAAAGTTTCTCGGTCCTGGAGAACGTGATGCTGGGTGCCGAAGGTGGCGCCCTGCTGAAGGAAGGCCAGGACAAGGCACGGGCCGAATTACTGCGACTTGGCCAGGAATTCGGCCTGACTGTCGACCCAGATGCCCGCATCGCCGATCTTCCGGTGGGTGACCAGCAGCGCGTCGAGATCCTGAAGGCGCTCTTTCGTCATTGCTCCATCCTCATTCTGGATGAGCCGACCGGCGTGTTGACGCCGCAGGAGACGGATCAACTGTTTCGCATCCTGTCGGCCTTGAAGGCGCGTGGCGTCACGGTGCTTCTCATCACCCACAAGCTGAAGGAAGTCCTGGCCATCACCGATAACGTCACCGTCATGCGTGGTGGCGCGGTTGTTGCCGATCGCCGGACCGCTGATACAGATGCGCAGGAATTGGCCGAACTGATGGTCGGGCGCAAGGTGCGCCTCGAGCTTGACAAGACCCCGGCATCTCCGCGCGACGTCGAGCTTGCCGTCGAAGGACTTTCGCTTGTCGACGATCGCGGCGTCACCCGCCTTCATGACATCACGTTCGATCTCCGTGCCGGTGAGATCGTCGGCATTGCCGGCGTGTCGGGTAACGGGCAAAGCGAACTGCTGGAGACGCTTGCCGGCATCCGCCATCCCAGCGGCGGCCGCATCCGGCTGCAAGACGCTGTCGTCATGGCGACCCAGCCCAGCGATCCGGCCGCCATGCGGGCGCTGGGTTTGGCGCATGTGCCGGAAGACAGGCATCGCCTTGGCATCGTCACCGGCTTTCCGGCCTGGGAATCCTCGGTGCTCGGCTATCAGCGTGATCCCGATCTTGGCGGTCGCTTCCTGCTCGATCGAACAGCCATGACGGCGCGCTGTGAAAAACTGATGCAGGGCTTTGACGTGCGCCCGCCGTTGCCACAATTGGGGTCCGCGAAATTCAGCGGCGGCAACCAGCAGAAGCTCATTCTGGCGCGCGAAATGGCCTGCCAGCCGCGCGTTCTGCTGATCGGTCAGCCGACGCGGGGGGTCGACATTGGCGCGATCGAATTCATCCATCGCGAGATCATTGCCCTGCGCGATCGTGGCGTTGCGGTTCTGCTGGTTTCGGTCGAACTCGATGAGATTCTGGCGCTGGCCGATCGCATCCTGGTGATGAATCAGGGGCGCATTGTCGGGGAGATCGCGGGCGCGGATGCGGACGAGCGACAACTCGGCCTGATGATGACCGGCAGCGCCGAGACGCTGCGCGTGGCGTCGTGA
- a CDS encoding BMP family lipoprotein, with translation MNKLLLRAATAMAVMFAAGAAMAEPAVVYDAGGKFDKSFNEAAFNGMEKYKAETGDSYLEFEVQTDAQREQAFRRMAEKGADPIIGIGFSQADALAKVAKEFPDKHFAIIDMVVDLPNVQSIVFNEHEGSFLVGMLASMASKSAKVGFVGGMDIPLIRRFECGYEQGAKYANKDASVTANMTGTTPAAWNDPTKGTELAKGQFDQGVDVIFAAAGGTGTGVYQAAKDAGKLAIGVDSNQNYLHPGTMLTSMVKRVDVAVYNSAKAAKDGSWKAGVTVMDLAHEGVGWALDDNNKSLITDDMKAKVEAAKADIISGKIKVHDYMADNACSY, from the coding sequence ATGAACAAGCTTTTGCTCCGCGCAGCGACGGCGATGGCGGTAATGTTTGCAGCGGGTGCTGCCATGGCCGAACCAGCCGTAGTCTATGACGCCGGCGGAAAATTCGACAAATCGTTCAACGAAGCCGCTTTCAACGGCATGGAGAAATACAAGGCCGAGACGGGCGATTCCTATCTCGAGTTCGAGGTGCAGACCGACGCGCAGCGCGAACAGGCTTTTCGTCGCATGGCGGAGAAGGGTGCCGACCCGATCATTGGCATCGGTTTCAGCCAGGCTGACGCCTTGGCCAAGGTTGCCAAGGAGTTCCCCGACAAGCACTTCGCCATCATCGACATGGTGGTCGATCTGCCGAATGTGCAATCGATCGTCTTCAACGAACACGAAGGCTCGTTCCTGGTCGGCATGCTGGCCTCGATGGCGAGCAAGTCGGCCAAGGTTGGTTTCGTTGGCGGCATGGATATCCCGCTCATTCGCCGTTTCGAATGCGGCTACGAACAGGGCGCCAAATACGCCAACAAGGATGCGTCTGTCACGGCCAACATGACCGGCACCACCCCGGCGGCGTGGAACGATCCGACCAAGGGCACCGAGCTTGCCAAGGGCCAGTTCGACCAAGGTGTCGATGTCATCTTCGCCGCGGCGGGAGGCACCGGCACCGGCGTCTATCAGGCCGCCAAGGATGCCGGCAAGTTGGCGATCGGTGTCGACAGCAACCAGAACTATCTGCATCCCGGTACCATGCTGACCTCGATGGTCAAGCGCGTCGATGTGGCCGTCTACAATTCAGCCAAGGCCGCCAAGGATGGCAGCTGGAAGGCCGGTGTCACGGTCATGGATCTTGCCCATGAAGGTGTCGGCTGGGCGCTCGACGACAACAACAAGTCGCTTATCACCGACGACATGAAGGCGAAGGTCGAGGCCGCCAAGGCCGACATCATCTCCGGCAAGATCAAGGTGCATGATTACATGGCTGACAACGCCTGCAGCTATTAA
- the puuE gene encoding allantoinase PuuE: protein MADKSYPRDLVGYGREPPYADWPGGARIAVQFVLNYEEGGENCLLHGDPASEAFLSEIVAAQPVPGARHISMESIYEYGSRVGAWRVLDLFRRHQLPLTIFAVGMAAERHPAIIRAMYDAGHEICSHGYRWINYQSVDEATERDHLQRAIEAIRAATGERPLGWYTGRTGPNTHRLVAAEGGFLYNADDYSDDLPFWSTLHGPPQLIVPYTLDANDMRFASPQGFNSGDQFFSYLRDSFDVLYAEGATTPRMMSIGLHGRIVGRPGRLRSLQRFIEHVMSHDKVWVCRRIDIARHWRERHPFGEHA from the coding sequence ATGGCTGATAAATCCTATCCGCGCGATCTTGTCGGCTATGGCCGAGAGCCGCCCTACGCCGATTGGCCTGGCGGCGCCCGGATCGCCGTTCAGTTCGTCCTCAACTATGAAGAGGGGGGTGAGAACTGCCTCCTGCATGGCGACCCTGCCTCGGAAGCGTTCCTGTCGGAGATTGTCGCGGCACAGCCAGTTCCCGGCGCTCGTCACATCAGCATGGAATCGATCTATGAATATGGCAGCCGCGTCGGTGCCTGGCGCGTCCTGGATCTCTTCCGTCGCCATCAGCTGCCGCTGACGATCTTCGCCGTCGGCATGGCCGCCGAACGTCACCCCGCCATCATTCGCGCCATGTACGATGCCGGGCACGAGATCTGCAGTCACGGCTATCGCTGGATCAATTACCAGAGCGTCGACGAGGCGACCGAGCGTGACCATTTGCAACGTGCGATCGAGGCGATCCGCGCGGCCACGGGAGAGCGGCCGCTCGGCTGGTACACCGGTCGGACCGGCCCCAATACCCATCGTTTGGTCGCAGCCGAAGGCGGCTTCCTCTACAATGCCGATGACTATAGCGATGACCTGCCGTTCTGGTCGACGCTCCACGGCCCGCCCCAACTGATCGTGCCCTACACGCTCGATGCCAATGACATGCGCTTTGCCTCGCCCCAGGGTTTCAATAGCGGCGATCAGTTCTTCAGCTATCTGCGCGACAGCTTCGATGTCCTTTACGCCGAGGGCGCCACGACGCCGCGCATGATGTCGATTGGCCTGCATGGCCGGATCGTCGGGCGTCCCGGCCGTCTTAGGTCGCTGCAAAGGTTCATCGAACATGTCATGAGCCACGACAAGGTCTGGGTATGCCGGCGCATCGACATTGCCCGTCACTGGCGCGAACGCCACCCCTTTGGAGAACACGCATGA
- the alc gene encoding allantoicase translates to MSSHDAAPHPFGAAAINLLDPRLGAAALSASDEFFAPKERMLNPDVAVFIPGKYDDNGKWMDGWESRRKRVAGHDHCICRLAFPGRIAGFDIDTSHFTGNFPPAASIDACRIDGDPDTATAWQTIAPATSLTGNNHHFIASDSDDVFTHVRLNIYPDGGVARLRAYGRPVTDCTRLRGQRVNVAAVELGAYAVACSDQHYGSPMRVLFPGRGINMGDGWETRRRREPGNDWCILALAQPTAIDEIEIDTAHFKGNFPDRCSIQAAMVTAATDQSIVTQSMFWQMLLPEQKMAMDKQHVYKGEIGGIGPVSHVRLNVIPDGGVSRLRLWGRVA, encoded by the coding sequence ATGAGCAGCCATGACGCCGCACCGCATCCCTTTGGCGCCGCCGCCATCAACCTTCTCGATCCACGCCTGGGTGCCGCAGCACTATCGGCCAGCGATGAGTTCTTCGCGCCGAAGGAACGCATGCTCAATCCCGATGTCGCCGTTTTTATTCCAGGGAAATATGACGACAACGGCAAATGGATGGATGGCTGGGAGAGCCGGCGCAAACGCGTGGCGGGCCACGATCACTGCATCTGCCGCCTCGCCTTCCCCGGCCGCATTGCTGGCTTCGACATCGACACCAGTCATTTCACTGGCAATTTTCCACCCGCCGCCTCCATTGACGCCTGCCGGATCGACGGCGATCCCGACACCGCCACTGCCTGGCAAACGATCGCTCCCGCCACGTCGCTGACGGGCAACAACCACCATTTTATCGCCAGCGACAGCGATGATGTGTTCACGCATGTTCGCCTCAACATCTATCCCGATGGCGGTGTCGCCCGTTTGCGTGCCTATGGCCGACCGGTCACGGACTGTACCAGGCTACGCGGTCAGCGTGTCAACGTCGCCGCCGTCGAACTTGGCGCTTATGCGGTTGCCTGTTCGGACCAGCACTATGGATCGCCTATGCGCGTGCTTTTTCCCGGCCGCGGAATCAATATGGGCGACGGATGGGAAACAAGGCGGCGGCGCGAGCCTGGCAACGATTGGTGCATCTTGGCCCTCGCCCAACCGACCGCGATCGACGAGATCGAGATCGACACCGCGCATTTCAAAGGCAATTTCCCAGACCGTTGCTCCATCCAGGCGGCCATGGTGACGGCGGCAACGGACCAATCCATCGTCACACAATCGATGTTTTGGCAGATGCTGCTGCCAGAACAGAAAATGGCGATGGACAAGCAGCATGTCTACAAAGGCGAGATCGGCGGCATCGGTCCCGTCAGCCATGTCCGGCTGAATGTCATTCCCGATGGCGGCGTGTCACGGCTGCGTCTGTGGGGCCGTGTCGCATGA
- a CDS encoding ureidoglycolate lyase yields the protein MKLKIEQLDRGAFAPFGDVIACDGSRHYQINDGFAERYHDLAKVDIAADGGRPLINIFRAKPRTLPLQIAMMERHPLSSQAFMPLMPRAFLVVVAAAGTVPTAEDLRCFRTHGLQGVNYAPGTWHFPLIALETEQDFLVVDRGGPGRNCDEVAIAGDVFVVD from the coding sequence ATGAAACTGAAAATCGAGCAACTCGACCGGGGCGCCTTTGCCCCCTTTGGCGACGTCATCGCATGCGACGGCAGCCGGCATTACCAGATCAATGATGGGTTTGCAGAGCGCTATCACGACCTCGCCAAGGTCGACATCGCAGCCGATGGCGGCCGCCCGCTTATCAACATCTTTCGCGCCAAGCCACGGACCTTGCCGCTTCAGATCGCAATGATGGAACGTCATCCCTTGTCGTCGCAGGCCTTCATGCCGTTAATGCCACGCGCGTTCCTGGTCGTGGTGGCCGCAGCCGGGACCGTGCCGACAGCAGAGGATCTCCGATGCTTCCGCACTCATGGGCTGCAGGGCGTCAATTATGCCCCGGGCACCTGGCATTTTCCGCTGATCGCGCTGGAGACAGAACAGGATTTCCTGGTCGTCGATCGCGGTGGTCCGGGCAGGAATTGCGACGAGGTCGCCATTGCCGGCGACGTTTTCGTCGTCGACTGA
- a CDS encoding sensor histidine kinase, with product MLRAIFGSVLVKLVLLGLVFLSVPMILYARFATVDEERQQLLLSNLQNQGYLLAQGLELALRAEGAKAPVAATGWVARLGTSSLRIKLLMRPTGEQQSFYYVAAFPTVDAAYLDAERRALVATGILGKVEESCAGNRSLSQSFTGPSGATEILTSISPFHTEVGCWAVITAYAENDPAGTTLARPFASAPEVRWAGIFYAMMALLILAVAVSVTLGLSRFARLARIIRHTPGRRQISFANATPVPELKPVAVEFDSLVTTLETSARSIREAAEENAHALKAPIAAMAQAVEPIRRIANTANDDRAKRAVETIERALERMEDLVASARRIDEAIAEMIDAPASPIKLSPMVENTARAFAEAHGSNVKIVATVEPGIKVAASEEALETAIENLVDNAVSFAPQGSTVRLELKQGGGRARLAVIDQGPGVPVDLLPAIFERHVSHRPANGSGAAGGPHFGLGLAIVRRNIELMGGRVAARNRPEGGFEVTISLPLAN from the coding sequence ATGCTGCGCGCGATATTCGGATCGGTTCTGGTCAAGCTGGTACTACTGGGGCTGGTGTTCCTCAGCGTGCCGATGATTCTCTATGCCCGCTTCGCGACCGTCGATGAAGAGCGTCAGCAATTGCTGTTGAGCAATTTGCAGAACCAGGGCTATCTGTTGGCGCAAGGTTTGGAGTTGGCCTTGCGCGCCGAGGGGGCCAAGGCCCCGGTTGCGGCAACGGGATGGGTCGCGCGCCTGGGCACCAGCAGTCTCCGCATCAAATTATTGATGCGCCCCACCGGAGAGCAGCAGAGCTTCTATTACGTGGCGGCGTTCCCGACGGTTGATGCCGCCTATCTCGATGCCGAGCGGCGCGCCCTCGTGGCGACCGGCATCCTTGGCAAGGTCGAGGAAAGCTGCGCCGGCAATCGCAGCCTCAGCCAAAGTTTCACGGGGCCGAGTGGTGCCACCGAAATTCTAACCTCGATCTCGCCCTTCCATACCGAAGTCGGCTGTTGGGCCGTGATCACGGCCTATGCCGAAAATGATCCGGCCGGCACGACCTTGGCTCGGCCCTTTGCGTCGGCGCCAGAAGTGCGCTGGGCCGGTATCTTTTACGCGATGATGGCCTTGCTCATCCTGGCAGTCGCCGTCTCGGTGACGCTGGGCCTCAGCCGATTTGCCAGGCTGGCGCGCATCATCCGTCACACACCCGGGCGCAGGCAGATCAGCTTTGCCAATGCGACGCCAGTGCCCGAGCTAAAGCCTGTCGCGGTTGAGTTCGACAGCCTGGTGACGACGCTGGAGACCTCTGCGCGGTCGATCCGCGAGGCGGCGGAAGAGAACGCCCATGCGCTGAAGGCGCCGATTGCCGCGATGGCGCAGGCCGTCGAGCCGATCCGGCGTATCGCCAACACCGCCAATGACGACCGGGCCAAACGCGCGGTAGAGACGATCGAGCGGGCGCTGGAACGTATGGAGGATCTGGTGGCGTCGGCGCGGCGGATCGATGAAGCCATCGCGGAGATGATCGACGCGCCGGCATCGCCGATCAAATTGTCGCCGATGGTCGAGAACACCGCGCGCGCTTTTGCCGAGGCTCATGGCAGCAACGTGAAAATCGTTGCAACGGTTGAACCCGGCATCAAGGTGGCCGCCAGCGAAGAGGCATTGGAAACAGCGATCGAGAATCTGGTCGACAATGCCGTGAGCTTCGCGCCGCAGGGGTCAACCGTGCGCCTTGAACTGAAGCAGGGTGGCGGACGCGCGCGCCTTGCCGTGATCGATCAGGGGCCGGGCGTGCCGGTCGATTTGTTGCCGGCGATCTTCGAGCGGCATGTATCGCATCGGCCGGCCAATGGCAGCGGTGCTGCCGGCGGTCCGCATTTCGGCTTGGGATTGGCGATCGTTCGCCGCAACATCGAACTGATGGGTGGGCGCGTCGCGGCGCGCAATCGGCCAGAAGGCGGCTTCGAAGTGACGATTAGCCTGCCGTTGGCGAACTGA
- a CDS encoding response regulator transcription factor — protein MAEATRIVVVDDDDLFRPMLVGNLTEAGFHVREFAAPDVALEALSADAVAQDVTIDLLILDWKMPGLTGLELLQRLRQINLMTPAIFLTSLDDVIYEEAALKAGAIDFVGKTRSFAILQRRIELALSRSEPVEAGSDGQVGSDGVLQTGPLLLDAGSHAVTWRERPVSLTLGEFKSVALMVRAGRDVSYREIYDALRGENFAAGQGPDGYRANVRALIKRVRQKFIAVDPSFDAIENFPGFGYRWRAASKDA, from the coding sequence ATGGCTGAGGCGACGCGCATTGTCGTTGTCGATGACGACGATCTATTTCGGCCGATGCTGGTTGGCAATCTGACCGAAGCGGGCTTCCACGTGCGCGAATTCGCGGCGCCAGACGTCGCTCTGGAGGCTCTCAGTGCCGATGCAGTGGCGCAGGACGTCACGATCGACCTGCTCATCCTGGATTGGAAAATGCCGGGCCTCACCGGCCTTGAACTGCTGCAGCGCCTGCGCCAGATCAACCTGATGACGCCTGCCATTTTTCTCACCTCGCTCGATGACGTCATCTACGAAGAGGCGGCACTGAAGGCAGGTGCCATCGATTTCGTCGGCAAGACACGCAGCTTTGCCATTCTGCAGCGCCGCATCGAACTGGCGCTCAGTCGAAGCGAGCCGGTTGAAGCGGGCAGCGACGGCCAAGTGGGGTCCGATGGCGTGTTGCAGACCGGACCGCTTCTGCTCGATGCCGGATCACATGCCGTCACATGGCGCGAGCGCCCGGTCAGTCTGACGCTTGGCGAGTTCAAGTCGGTGGCGCTGATGGTACGGGCTGGCCGCGACGTCAGCTACCGCGAGATCTACGACGCGTTGCGCGGCGAGAACTTTGCGGCGGGCCAGGGACCGGACGGCTACCGTGCCAATGTCCGTGCCCTGATCAAGCGCGTGCGGCAGAAGTTCATTGCCGTCGATCCGAGTTTCGACGCGATCGAGAACTTTCCGGGCTTCGGCTATCGCTGGCGGGCCGCCAGCAAGGACGCGTAA